GGTGATGGGCGGTAAAGACCTGTCCGACTCGGTGATGCAGGCCGTCGCGGCGGAGTTCAACCTGAGCGAGACCACCTTCGTCCTTCCGCCCGCCGATCCGCGGCACTCGGCCCGCGTGCGCATCTTCAACCGCACCGAGGAAATGGCCTTCGCGGGCCACCCGATGGTCGGAACCGCGTTCGTCCTCGCCACGGCCAACGCCGACCTTGCGACGACGACATTCGAGATTCCTGCCGGGATCGTGGATGTCGAAGTCGAACGCGATGCGGACGGGGCTCCCGTCGGTGCCACGGTAGCGGCACCCCAGCCGCTCAGCCTTGGCGAAACGGTGGCGCCCGAGGTTGTCGCCAGGATGCTGCGCCTGGCACCGCGCGATATTCTCACCACGGCGCATCTCCCGATCCTCGCGTCGGTCGGCAACCCCTATGTCATCGCCGAACTGGATGCGGCATCACTGGCGCGATGCGACCCCGATCTGGCGGCGTTTCGCGAGACGCTGGCGGCGCACCCGCAATTCGGCACGCGCCTGTCGGTCCATGTCTATAGCAAGCAGGGCCGGACGCTGCGCGCGCGCATGTTCGCGCCACTTGCCGGAACGTGGGAAGACCCCGCGACCGGAAGTGCGAACGCGCCGCTCGCTGGCCTGCTCCTGTCGCTCGAACCCGCCACCGACGAAGCCCGGTTCGAAATCCATCAGGGCATCGAAATGGGGCGGCCCAGCCTGCTCGACGTCACTGCGCGCCGGACAGAGGACGGTATCCGCGCGACGCTGCGCGGCACCTGCATTCCGGTGATGAAGGGTGAAATCAACTGCGAGTGGGGCTGTCGGGCATTGCGGCGTCTTTGATCGCGCCGGGTTATTAAGAACATCGTGCTGAAATAAAGAAGGGGCTGGTCGCATCGCTGCGCCAGCCCCTTGCTTATCGATTGGAAGCGTTCGCGTTCAGAACAGCTTGGTCACCGTCGCGCTGCGACGTTCCTGTTCGACTTCGCCGGTGTACAGGCTGACCATCGGTTCGTCGCTGACGACGTGCGTCTCGTCGGCGCCGAAGCCGTTGAACTTGGTCCGCATCGCGCAGCCATAGGCGCCGAGCATGCCGATTTCGATGAAATCACCGGCCTTGATGTCGGCGGGCAGGAAGAACGGCCCAGCCATATGGTCGAGATCGTCGCACGTCGGGCCATAGAAGCTGAACGGCACCATCTCGGCATCGCTCTCCGGCTCGCGTTGCAGCGAGACGGGGAAGCGCCAGCCGACATGCGCGGCGTCGAACAGCGCGCCATAGGCACCGTCATTGATGTACAGCTCGTCGCCGCGGCGCTTTTCGACGCGCACGATCAGCGAGCTATACTCGGCCGACAGCGCACGGCCCGGCTCGCACCAGAGTTCCGCGGAATAGCTGATCGGCAGGCTTTCGAAG
This window of the Sphingopyxis sp. CCNWLW2 genome carries:
- a CDS encoding PhzF family phenazine biosynthesis protein — translated: MSLLPFSTVDVFTQTRFGGNPLAVVMGGKDLSDSVMQAVAAEFNLSETTFVLPPADPRHSARVRIFNRTEEMAFAGHPMVGTAFVLATANADLATTTFEIPAGIVDVEVERDADGAPVGATVAAPQPLSLGETVAPEVVARMLRLAPRDILTTAHLPILASVGNPYVIAELDAASLARCDPDLAAFRETLAAHPQFGTRLSVHVYSKQGRTLRARMFAPLAGTWEDPATGSANAPLAGLLLSLEPATDEARFEIHQGIEMGRPSLLDVTARRTEDGIRATLRGTCIPVMKGEINCEWGCRALRRL